A single genomic interval of Gossypium raimondii isolate GPD5lz chromosome 11, ASM2569854v1, whole genome shotgun sequence harbors:
- the LOC105804797 gene encoding probable LRR receptor-like serine/threonine-protein kinase RKF3, whose translation MPLSLFPFFALVTILTFLEIGISASYCQNLSNETLGKASCPLNFDILKKLVNKDPESSTFANISTQCQTILEGLDLVRSEYLRTNEYFVPPPTTSKACWDSYQLLIGEFINGFDIETSCGYNIAEWISKPCMNIKSRAQFESLIPSTELYQLRYYCTQSLDDSFTCELCTRKLLQLGKNYFDGIGSTAGNISACSGYPSMYAAAFINNFGPTDKATAKCLFSIELKPKKSSSSHHRSAIAGATAGSLVGLLGAFSAILVLLMRRHRKNIKERSRRVMEKNDSVKDETSLVFGFGLYSRSTGLKKFKIKEIKSATMNFSRENIIGMGGYGNVYKGVLPDGSEVAIKRFKNCSLVGDANFVHEVEVIASVKHVNLVELRGFCTATIPLEGHQRIIVCDLMHNGSLYDHLFGSEKKRLSWPIRLKIALGTARGLAYLHHGLHPAIIHRDIKASNILLDETFEPKVADFGLAKIKSEGTTHLSTRVAGTLGYVAPEYALYGKLTEKSDVYSFGVVLLELLSGKKAYDNDEGKIFRVTDWAWELVEQGRALDVLEQDMAEIGLAEVMEQYVLVAVLCSHPILDVRPTMDQTVKILESGLPVRSSS comes from the coding sequence ATGCCTTTATCTCTATTCCCTTTCTTTGCATTAGTAACAATCTTAACCTTTTTGGAGATCGGTATTTCAGCTTCATATTGCCAAAACCTCTCAAATGAAACCCTTGGTAAAGCCTCTTGTCCTTTGAACTTTGACATCCTTAAGAAGTTGGTAAACAAAGACCCTGAAAGCTCTACATTTGCTAACATTTCTACACAGTGTCAAACCATCCTTGAAGGACTCGATTTGGTCCGATCCGAGTATCTCCGAACGAACGAGTACTTTGTTCCCCCTCCCACCACCTCTAAGGCATGCTGGGATTCCTATCAACTGCTAATAGGTGAGTTCATAAATGGTTTTGATATCGAAACTTCTTGCGGATATAATATTGCAGAATGGATTTCTAAACCCTGCATGAATATAAAATCTAGAGCACAATTTGAGAGCCTAATCCCCAGTACCGAATTGTACCAATTAAGATATTACTGTACTCAGTCTTTGGATGATAGTTTTACGTGTGAATTATGTACTAGAAAGCTGCTCCAACTTGGGAAAAATTACTTCGATGGCATCGGTAGCACTGCGGGGAACATCTCTGCTTGTTCAGGGTATCCTAGTATGTATGCAGCTGCATTTATCAACAATTTTGGTCCAACTGATAAAGCAACTGCTAAGTGTTTGTTTTCCATAGAACTTAAACCGAAGAAATCGAGCAGTAGCCACCACCGAAGTGCAATTGCTGGTGCCACAGCTGGTTCTCTTGTTGGTCTACTTGGGGCCTTTTCTGCAATTTTAGTCCTTCTGATGAGACGACATAGGAAAAATATAAAGGAGAGGAGTCGCCGTGTTATGGAGAAGAACGATTCAGTTAAAGATGAGACTAGTTTGGTTTTCGGATTCGGATTGTATAGTAGAAGCACCGGTTTAAAGAAGTTCAAAATTAAGGAAATCAAAAGTGCGACAATGAATTTCTCGAGAGAGAACATTATTGGAATGGGAGGATACGGGAATGTTTATAAAGGGGTGTTACCTGATGGATCTGAAGTTGCCATAAAAAGGTTCAAGAATTGCTCACTTGTTGGAGATGCAAACTTTGTACATGAAGTAGAAGTCATTGCAAGTGTAAAACATGTCAATCTTGTTGAATTGAGAGGCTTCTGCACTGCAACAATTCCATTGGAAGGACATCAAAGGATCATCGTCTGCGATTTGATGCATAACGGAAGCCTCTATGATCATCTTTTCGGATCCGAGAAGAAGAGACTTAGCTGGCCTATTCGTCTTAAAATTGCCCTTGGAACTGCCAGAGGTTTAGCTTATTTGCACCATGGACTTCATCCTGCTATCATTCACAGAGATATCAAAGCTAGTAACATACTTTTGGACGAGACATTCGAGCCGAAAGTTGCGGATTTCGGCTTGGCAAAGATCAAGTCTGAAGGAACGACACATTTAAGCACAAGGGTAGCTGGAACTCTAGGCTATGTTGCTCCAGAATATGCCTTGTATGGCAAGTTAACTGAGAAAAGCGATGTTTATAGCTTTGGGGTTGTGCTTCTCGAGCTTTTGAGTGGCAAAAAGGCATATGACAACGATGAGGGAAAGATTTTTCGGGTGACAGACTGGGCATGGGAGCTTGTGGAACAAGGTAGGGCATTGGATGTCCTTGAACAAGACATGGCGGAGATTGGATTAGCAGAAGTGATGGAGCAGTATGTTTTAGTTGCAGTTCTTTGTTCTCATCCCATATTAGACGTTAGGCCAACAATGGACCAAACTGTGAAAATTTTGGAATCTGGTCTTCCAGTTCGTTCCAGTTCCTAG
- the LOC105801252 gene encoding uncharacterized protein LOC105801252 yields MQMLTTRSETLRMQNSKTIGEFYIKICDLSNQAFALGEEYSNTKLVRKDLRSLPERFSTKVTTIEKAKDLESLIIDEFISSLQIFEMNLNEAKCNRTEGENITLQVGKEVPTSYTTAIK; encoded by the coding sequence ATGCAAATGTTGACCACTAGATCTGAAACTTTGAGGATGCAAAATTCAAAGACCATAGGTGAATTCTACATAAAAATCTGTGATCTGTCAAATCAAGCATTTGCCCTGGGGGAAGAATACTCCAATACCAAGCTAGTCAGGAAGGATCTAAGATCTCTTCCTGAGAGATTCTCTACTAAGGTTACTACTATAGAGAAAGCTAAAGACCTTGAAAGCCTGATAATTGATGAATTCATTAGTTCTCTACAGATCTTTGAAATGAATCTTAATGAGGCCAAATGTAACAGGACAGAGGGAGAAAATATTACTCTTCAAGTGGGAAAAGAAGTACCAACTTCCTACACCACTGCAATCAAATAA